A segment of the Mycobacterium intracellulare ATCC 13950 genome:
GAGAAGTCGAAACTCATTGGCACCGAAGCCAACAACGGCTCGGCCTTGCCGTCGTAGCGCAACAGCAGGGTGCGCAACGCGCCCGTCGACATGGCCAGCACCATGTCGTTGATCGTCGCCCCGAGCCGCTTGCCGGTCTCCTTGACGTCGGCCAGGGCCAGTGTGGCGGTGGCGAACCGGCGTTCCGGGGTGAGCTTGTGGTTCATGAACGTCGGCGGCGGCTCGAACGGCCGCGTCAGTTCCGGGGAGAACTTGCGTGTGCTGCGGCGCACCCGGCCCAAACCCTGCGCGGTGTAGCGGATCGTGTGCGGCAGCCGCCCGACGTGGCGGACGTGGTCGGCGAGCGCCGAGGCGACGAGCTGCCGCGTGGTCGGGGGCGGGTCGCACATGTACGGTCCGCCGTCCGGGCACGGCTGCAGGTCCATGCCGCGGGCCAACAAATTCGCCGATGCGACGCCGTCGGCGAGCGCGTGGTGAATTTTGCCGACGACCGCAATCCTGTTGTTGGCCAACCCTTCCACGAAGTACATCTCCCAGAGCGGGCGGCTGCGGTCGAGCGGGGTGCTGGCGATTTGCCCGATGGCTTCGTCCAGCTCGCGGCGGCCCCCGGGCGGCGACACTCGCCAGGGACGGATGTGATAGTCGAGGTCGACCTCGCAGTTTTCCCGCCACATCGGGTGGTGGAAGTTGAGGGGGACCTCGATGAGCTGGTAGCAGAACGGATCGAGCTTGTTCAGCCGGCCGGCGATGACTTGTCGGAACGCGTCGACGTCCAGGGAACGCCGATCAACGTCCAGCTCGATGACGGCGGCTTTGATGGTGTGCATGTGCACGTTCGGCGTTTCGCTGTACAGCAGCACCGAGTCCCAGCCGCTAAGCCTCTTCACCGCTGCCCCTTACCCATAGAGGGACCATACTCAGCGGCGCCGGCTCAGATAACCTCTTTTGCCACGATCCGTGTCTTGGTGCGATAAACCTGGTTGAGGAACAGGGAGGCGACGTGTGCCGCCGCGCCGGCGCGCTCGCCGTCGATGAGGTCGTATCCGTGGCCCGCACCGGGCAACTCCAGGTAGCCCACCGTCGAATGCGACACCGTCCGCAGCCGCTCGACGAAGCTGCGCGCCTGCTCCACCGGGATGACGCTGTCCTTGCTGCCGTGAATCACGAGGAAGGGAGGCGCATTACGGTGCACTCGGGCGATCGGCGAGGCGGCCCGGAATACCTCGGGGTGACGGGCGATCGACTTTCTCACCACGACCCGTTCCAGGAATTCGACGAACCGGGCGCGCTCCGCCGTCGAGCGGTCCTCCCAGTCGTAGCGGCCATAAATTCCGACGACCGCGTCCACCGACGTGTCCGCACCCTCGGGCAGCTTCGCCCGGTACTCCGGGTCGTCGGGGGTCAGCCCGGCCAGCGCGCACAGGTGGCCGCCGGCCGAACACCCCGCTATCGCAACGAAATTGCGGTCGCCGCCGAACTTGTCGACGTTGGCGCGCGCCCACGCGATGGCGGTTTTGACGTCGACGATGTGGCGCGGCCAGCGGTGGTGCGGCGCGACGCGGTAGTCGACCGCCAGGCACACCCACCCCTGCTCGGCCAGCCGCGACATCAGCGCGGACCCCTGACCCATGCACCTGCCGTGCACCCAGGCGCCGCCCGGCAGGAAGATCAGGACCGGCGCGGGTTGCGCGGGCAGGTCTTTGCGGCGCCAGACGTCGAGCACCTGTGCGGGGTGGTCCCCGTAGTGGACGCCCCGGCGATAAAGGTGGCGCCGCTGGCGCAGGCCGTCCCAGATCGGCGGTGTCCGTTCGGCCGCCGGCCAATCCATCTCGAGGTCCGCCGCCGACACGACCCCCCGCAACGCCGCGAGGGAGACCTGCCGCGTGCTCTCACGGTCCCGGCGCCGCGCGTCGTTGATCCCCGGCGTGAACCAGTCCTTGGTCGCCGCGGAGATCGCCTCGGGCGCGTGCCGCGCGCCCCACACGCCCATGGCGGTGATGCCGGCCAGCGGCTCGAGGTGTTTGCCGACCACCGGCAGCGACGCCCCGGCCACGCTCAGTGCCAGCGCATAGTCGGCGGGACCGGCCCGCAGCAACCACTTCATCCACGGTGTGAAACCCGGTCGGTTCGCCGTCATGTCGGGAACTGTACCCCCGGGCAGGTCGCCGAAACCGGTGTTTACGTAGAACCGGCTATGGTTGCGCTCACGCTTTGCCCAGGGGTGTCGCTGAAGGGGTTATTCATCCTGTTTGGAACGCATTTGGCGGTTCGCTACGCGCGCCGGATTTAGCTGCGCGCGACACGCTC
Coding sequences within it:
- a CDS encoding WS/DGAT/MGAT family O-acyltransferase encodes the protein MKRLSGWDSVLLYSETPNVHMHTIKAAVIELDVDRRSLDVDAFRQVIAGRLNKLDPFCYQLIEVPLNFHHPMWRENCEVDLDYHIRPWRVSPPGGRRELDEAIGQIASTPLDRSRPLWEMYFVEGLANNRIAVVGKIHHALADGVASANLLARGMDLQPCPDGGPYMCDPPPTTRQLVASALADHVRHVGRLPHTIRYTAQGLGRVRRSTRKFSPELTRPFEPPPTFMNHKLTPERRFATATLALADVKETGKRLGATINDMVLAMSTGALRTLLLRYDGKAEPLLASVPMSFDFSPERISGNRFTGVLVGLPTDSDDPLERVRCSHENAIAAKESNQLMGPELVSRWAAYMPPGPTQAFFRWASGRDGHNKILNLNISNVPGPRERGRVGGALVTEIYSVGPLTAGSGLNITVWSYVDQLNISVLADGATCEDPHEVTDAMVNDFIEIRRAAGISEKLTTIEAAMAPA
- a CDS encoding alpha/beta hydrolase, whose translation is MTANRPGFTPWMKWLLRAGPADYALALSVAGASLPVVGKHLEPLAGITAMGVWGARHAPEAISAATKDWFTPGINDARRRDRESTRQVSLAALRGVVSAADLEMDWPAAERTPPIWDGLRQRRHLYRRGVHYGDHPAQVLDVWRRKDLPAQPAPVLIFLPGGAWVHGRCMGQGSALMSRLAEQGWVCLAVDYRVAPHHRWPRHIVDVKTAIAWARANVDKFGGDRNFVAIAGCSAGGHLCALAGLTPDDPEYRAKLPEGADTSVDAVVGIYGRYDWEDRSTAERARFVEFLERVVVRKSIARHPEVFRAASPIARVHRNAPPFLVIHGSKDSVIPVEQARSFVERLRTVSHSTVGYLELPGAGHGYDLIDGERAGAAAHVASLFLNQVYRTKTRIVAKEVI